The Gemmatimonas sp. UBA7669 genome includes a window with the following:
- a CDS encoding DsbA family oxidoreductase: protein MTANVTTPSTGSLQRRLTVEVYADLVCPWCWIGERRLFAAIEALRQAVAEVEFDLLWRPFQLDPGMPADGMSWSEFVERKFGGPAAAEPMFAQVATAGAPDGVDFRFAAITRAPNTAAAHGLLLHAQQTGGNPWPLAEALFAAHFTHGRDIGDTNTLVELAASHGFDQAGLREIVSTSRYAVDVAQSQREAARLGIRGVPFVVLDSRYGVSGAQPLAVFEQALQRALNDQ, encoded by the coding sequence ATGACTGCCAACGTCACGACGCCCTCAACGGGATCCCTGCAGCGCCGGCTCACCGTGGAAGTTTACGCGGATCTCGTCTGTCCGTGGTGCTGGATTGGCGAGCGTCGGCTCTTTGCTGCCATCGAGGCGCTACGCCAAGCCGTAGCCGAGGTGGAGTTCGACCTGCTCTGGCGACCATTCCAGCTTGATCCCGGCATGCCGGCAGACGGCATGTCCTGGTCGGAGTTTGTGGAGCGCAAGTTCGGCGGCCCTGCTGCGGCCGAGCCGATGTTCGCGCAGGTCGCCACGGCCGGAGCGCCCGATGGTGTGGATTTCCGCTTCGCTGCAATCACGCGCGCGCCCAACACCGCGGCAGCCCACGGCCTGCTGCTGCACGCGCAGCAGACCGGCGGCAACCCCTGGCCACTCGCGGAAGCTCTGTTCGCCGCGCATTTCACCCACGGACGTGACATCGGCGACACGAATACGCTGGTTGAGCTCGCAGCGTCACACGGGTTCGACCAAGCGGGCCTGCGCGAAATCGTGAGCACGTCACGCTATGCCGTGGATGTGGCGCAGAGTCAGCGCGAAGCGGCGCGGCTTGGCATTCGCGGTGTGCCGTTTGTGGTGCTCGACAGCCGCTATGGCGTGAGCGGTGCGCAACCGCTCGCCGTGTTCGAGCAGGCGTTGCAGCGCGCCCTGAACGACCAGTAG